One window of the Eucalyptus grandis isolate ANBG69807.140 chromosome 8, ASM1654582v1, whole genome shotgun sequence genome contains the following:
- the LOC104415234 gene encoding ATP-citrate synthase beta chain protein 2 — MATGQLFSRTTQALFYNYKQLPIQRMLDFDFLCGRETPSVAGIINPGSEGFQKLFFGQEEIAIPVHSTIEAACAAHPTADVLINFASFRSAAASSMAALKQPTIRVIAIIAEGVPESDTKQLVAYARANNKVVIGPATVGGIQAGAFKIGDTAGTIDNIIHCKLYRPGSVGFVSKSGGMSNELYNTIARVTNGIYEGIAIGGDVFPGSTLSDHVLRFNNIPQVKMIVVLGELGGRDEYSLVEALKEGKVTKPVVAWVSGTCARLFKSEVQFGHAGAKSGGEMESAQAKNQALRDAGAVVPTSYEAFETVIKETFEKLVEEGKISSVKEVTPPQIPEDLNTAIKSGKVRAPTHIISTISDDRGEEPCYAGVPMSSIVEQGLGVGDVISLLWFKRSLPRYCTKFIEICIMLCADHGPCVSGAHNSIVTARAGKDLVSSLVSGLLTIGPRFGGAIDDAARYFKDAYDGGLTPYEFVESMKKKGIRVPGIGHRIKRGDNRDKRVELLQRFARSNFPSVKYMEYAVQVETYTLSKANNLVMNVDGAIGSLFLDLLAGSGMFTKQEVDEIVEIGYLNGLFVLARSIGLIGHTFDQKRLKQPLYRHPWEDVLYTK; from the exons ATGGCCACTGGACAACTATTCTCCCGCACCACGCAGGCTCTTTTCTATAACTACAAGCAACTCCCTATCCAGCGGATGcttgattttgactttctttGTG GGCGGGAAACACCATCAGTTGCAGGTATTATCAACCCTGGTTCTGAGGGATTTCAGAAACTCTTCTTTGGCCAGGAGGAAATTGCTATCCCTGTTCATTCAAC CATTGAAGCAGCATGTGCAGCACATCCTACTGCTGATGTGTTAATCAACTTTGCTTCATTCAGAAG tgCTGCTGCTTCATCAATGGCCGCTCTAAAACAGCCAACTATAAGAGTTATAGCCATTATAGCTGAAGGTGTTCCAGAGTCAGACACCAAACAGTTAGTTGCATATGCTCGTGCAAACAATAAG GTTGTAATTGGCCCGGCAACCGTCGGAGGCATTCAAGCTGGTGCTTTCAAGATCGGTGACACTGCTGGGACTATTGACAACATTATTCATTGCAAGTTATACAGACCAGGATCTGTTGGTTTTGTCTCTAAGTCT GGAGGCATGTCTAATGAACTTTACAACACTATTGCCCGCGTTACTAATGGAATCTACGAAG GTATTGCTATTGGAGGTGATGTCTTCCCGGGATCTACTCTCTCTGACCATGTACTGAGGTTTAACAATATCCCTCAG GTTAAAATGATTGTTGTACTGGGGGAACTTGGCGGACGAGATGAGTACTCCCTAGTTGAAGCTTTAAAGGAGGGGAAAGTGACAAAACCTGTGGTGGCTTGGGTTAGTGGGACTTGTGCACGACTCTTCAAGTCGGAAGTGCAATTTGGTCATGCT GGTGCAAAAAGTGGTGGTGAGATGGAATCGGCACAAGCAAAGAATCAAGCACTCAGGGATGCCGGGGCAGTTGTTCCTACTTCATATGAAGCTTTTGAGACCGTAATCAAGGAAACTTTTGAGAAACTG GTTGAAGAAGGGAAGATTTCATCAGTTAAGGAAGTCACACCTCCACAGATCCCTGAGGATCTCAACACAGCAATTAAGAGCGGGAAAGTTCGGGCTCCAACTCACATCATTTCAACCATCTCTGATGATAGAG GGGAAGAGCCATGCTACGCTGGTGTACCAATGTCTTCCATTGTTGAACAGGGACTTGGTGTGGGTGatgtaatttctcttttgtggtTCAAACGCAGTCTTCCTCGATATTGCACAAAGTTTATTGAG ATATGCATCATGTTGTGCGCTGACCATGGTCCATGTGTTTCTGGGGCCCACAACTCCATAGTCACAGCAAGAGCTGGAAAAGACCTTGTTTCGAGCCTTGTGTCAG GCTTGTTGACAATCGGTCCTCGTTTTGGTGGGGCCATTGACGATGCTGCTCGATACTTCAAAGATGCTTATGACGGG GGTCTCACTCCATATGAGTTTGTCGAGAGCATGAAGAAAAAGGGCATTAGGGTACCTGGAATTGGGCACAG GATCAAGAGAGGGGACAATAGGGATAAGAGAGTCGAGCTGCTACAACGGTTTGCACGATCGAATTTCCCTTCTGTGAAGTATATGGAATATGCTGTTCAAGTTGAAACGTACACCCTCTCAAAGGCGAATAATTTGGTCATGAACGTTGACGGTGCTATTGGTTCCCTGTTCTTGGATCTCCTTGCCGGAAGTGGAATGTTCACCAAGCAAGAGGTTGATGAGATTGTCGAAATAGGATATCTGAATGGGCTCTTCGTACTGGCACGATCCATTGGTTTGATTGG GCATACCTTCGACCAGAAGAGACTGAAGCAGCCTCTGTACCGCCATCCATGGGAAGACGTTCTCTACACCAAGTGA